From Anopheles coluzzii chromosome 3, AcolN3, whole genome shotgun sequence, the proteins below share one genomic window:
- the LOC120959167 gene encoding uncharacterized protein LOC120959167 — MAKEESKYGFKDKAKAEESLELLKSEDHKYQLLTVRGLIGRAKRVLTLTKAEDKINNIKAAIETFEQWLEANSTSSTKNAKPKDTEDKVETVPGLGFKDKQAAEQTLSILEGRDPDYQKLAVKGLIGSAKRVIPATKNEEKLSSIKQAVALFEDFLDRFDREERGKQNMPYLSIDLIRQLPAPQGEQSDKLAVEFLACYETQAKGNYKHLRTKAPKDPGSKTWDIVRNAKLQALKPDSSVKLFDQDGKPTELHLQMVQWAYSPQVEKLKSYANSLASSGKSTTPSRKRTHSTSSSSEEESKAKESKKERKKSKK; from the exons ATGGCAAAGGAAGAATCCAAGTACGGCTTCAAGGATAAGGCCAAGGCCGAGGAGTCGCTGGAGCTGCTGAAGAGCGAGGATCACAAGTACCAGCTGCTGACGGTGCGCGGTCTGATCGGACGGGCGAAGCGTGTGCTgacat TGACGAAGGCTGAGGACAAGATAAACAACATAAAGGCTGCGATCGAAACGTTCGAGCAGTGGCTGGAAGCAAACAGCACCTCCAGCACCAAAAACGCTAAGCCGAAGGATACAGAAGACAAGGTGGAAACTGTGCCAGGGTTGGGTTTCAAGGACAAGCAGGCGGCTGAACAAACGCTGAG CATCCTAGAAGGCCGCGATCCCGATTATCAGAAGCTAGCTGTCAAGGGACTGATCGGTAGCGCAAAGCGCGTTATCCCTGCCACCAAGAACGAGGAGAAGCTAAGCTCGATCAAGCAAGCGGTGGCACTGTTTGAAGACTTTCTCGATCGGTTCGATCGCGAGGAGCGGGGCAAGCAAAACATGCCGTACCTTTCGATCGACTTGATACGTCAACTGCCCGCACCGCAGGGGGAGCAGTCGGACAAGCTGGCAGTGGAGTTTCTCGCCTGCTATGAAACGCAGGCCAAAGGCAACTACAAACATTTGCGCACCAAAGCACCCAAGGACCCAGGCTCGAAGACGTGGGACATTGTGCGAAATGCGAAACTGCAGGCACTGAAACCGGACAGCAGTGTGAAGTTATTCGATCAGGACGGCAAGCCTACCGAGCTGCACTTGCAGATGGTACAGTGGGCGTACAGTCCCCAGGTGGAGAAGCTAAAGAGCTATGCGAACAGTTTGGCGAGCAGTGGCAAATCAACAACACCGTCCAGGAAACGAACGCACTCTACCAGCTCATCTTCGGAGGAGGAGTCAAAGGCAAAGGAGAGTAAGAAGGAGCGCAAAAAGTcgaagaaataa
- the LOC120959527 gene encoding uncharacterized protein LOC120959527, translating to MGKTEQPLIVRYKNQWYDLTEFAHKHPGGKNSLTGLHEKDMAERFDRAPGHSQAAKYLMKEYQIKHDPKQNGHSLPNGTKATVNGTTLRNGTKPTGNGLHTAKLHGEGHTTAVTANGDVAHLTDDSMEYLVDWSKPMLLQIYRLGDKYAEWVNKPVDRELRLFGPTWVENLTRTPWWIVPAFWVPAILYLIVRHGAQQVATGRGFASASESFRTVELYLHLAIGAFAWTLLEYSLHRWVFHLDPKGNRVLQTFHFLIHGQHHKVPFDPHRLVFPVPPALLLTSLFYQPVYYAFPYPRLTLAGGLIGYLVYDMIHYYLHYGSPAGGHLYHMKRYHYSHHFVHHDQGYGISSDFWDKLFGTRIMLRKLKYLLKW from the exons ATGGGCAAAACGGAACAACCGCTGATCGTGCGGTACAAAAACCAATGGTACGATCTGACAGAGTTTGCCCACAAGCATCCGGGCGGGAAAAATTCGCTCACCGGCCTGCACGAGAAGGACATGGCGGAGCGGTTCGATCGGGCACCGGGCCACTCTCAGGCCGCCAAATACTTGATGAAAGAGTACCAAATTAAGCACGATCCCAAACAGAACGGACACTCTCTACCGAACGGTACCAAAGCGACCGTGAACGGGACAACGCTGCGGAATGGGACCAAACCGACCGGCAACGGATTACACACCGCCAAACTGCACGGCGAGGGACATACCACGGCAGTGACCGCGAACGGTGATGTAGCGCACCTTACCGACGACAGTATGGAG TACTTGGTGGACTGGAGCAAACCGATGCTGCTTCAAATCTACCGGCTGGGCGACAAGTACGCCGAATGGGTGAACAAACCCGTCGATCGCGAGCTGCGCCTGTTCGGACCGACCTGGGTGGAAAACCTTACCCGCACGCCCTGGTGGATAGTGCCCGCCTTCTGGGTACCGGCCATCCTGTACCTGATCGTGCGCCACGGTGCACAACAGGTGGCCACCGGCCGGGGGTTTGCCAGCGCGAGCGAATCGTTCCGTACGGTCGAGCTTTACCTGCATCTAGCGATCGGTGCGTTCGCGTGGACGCTGCTCGAGTACTCGCTCCACCGGTGGGTGTTCCATCTCGACCCGAAGGGCAACCGGGTGCTGCAGACGTTCCACTTTCTGATCCACGGCCAGCACCACAAGGTGCCGTTCGATCCGCACCGGTTAGTGTTTCCGGTACCGCCGGCCCTGCTGCTGACCAGCCTGTTCTACCAGCCGGTGTACTATGCATTCCCCTATCCGCGGCTAACGCTTGCCGGTGGACTGATCG GCTATCTCGTATACGATATGATCCACTACTATCTACACTATGGCAGCCCAGCCGGGGGCCATCTGTATCATATGAAGCGATACCATTACTCCCATCACTTTGTCCATCACGATCAAG GTTACGGTATTAGCAGCGACTTCTGGGACAAACTGTTCGGAACGCGCATCATGCTGCGAAAGTTAAAGTATCTACTGAAGTGGTAA